One Micromonospora sp. FIMYZ51 genomic window carries:
- a CDS encoding substrate-binding domain-containing protein, whose amino-acid sequence MRKGFLAVGTVGLLALGSLTACGDDSNNEAGGSGKTPKIGVILPDSKSSVRWESADRKFLKEAFDAAGVESDIQNAQGDKNAFQTIADQMITGGVTVLMIVNLDSGTGKAVLDKAKSQGVATIDYDRLTLGGSAEYYVSFDNVAVGKLQGEGLVKCLTDAKVQKPAIAYLNGSPTDNNATLFKEGYDSVLKPKFDAGEYTQAADDSVPDWDNAQAATIFEQQLTKAGGKIDGVLSANDGLGNAAISVLKKNNLNGKVPVTGQDADPQALQNILAGDQCMTVYKAVKKEADAAAELAIALAKGERKETGQTVKDPETGRDVPSVLLTPAAIYKDNVKDVIADGYVTKEEICTGEFAKLCTDAGIS is encoded by the coding sequence ATGCGCAAGGGCTTCCTCGCCGTCGGCACCGTGGGCCTGCTCGCCCTCGGCAGCCTGACGGCCTGCGGCGACGACTCCAACAACGAAGCGGGCGGCTCCGGCAAGACCCCCAAGATCGGCGTGATCCTGCCGGACAGCAAGTCCTCGGTCCGCTGGGAGAGCGCGGACCGCAAGTTCCTCAAGGAGGCGTTCGACGCGGCCGGCGTCGAGTCGGACATCCAGAACGCGCAGGGCGACAAGAACGCCTTCCAGACCATCGCCGACCAGATGATCACCGGCGGCGTCACCGTGCTGATGATCGTCAACCTGGACTCCGGCACCGGTAAGGCCGTCCTCGACAAGGCCAAGTCACAGGGCGTGGCCACCATCGACTACGACCGCCTCACCCTCGGCGGCTCGGCGGAGTACTACGTCAGCTTCGACAACGTCGCGGTCGGCAAGCTCCAGGGCGAGGGCCTGGTCAAGTGCCTCACCGACGCGAAGGTGCAGAAGCCGGCGATCGCGTACCTGAACGGCTCGCCGACCGACAACAACGCGACCCTGTTCAAGGAGGGCTACGACTCGGTCCTCAAGCCGAAGTTCGACGCCGGCGAGTACACCCAGGCCGCCGACGACTCGGTGCCGGACTGGGACAACGCGCAGGCCGCGACCATCTTCGAGCAGCAGCTCACCAAGGCCGGCGGCAAGATCGACGGGGTACTGTCGGCAAACGACGGCCTCGGCAACGCCGCCATCTCGGTGCTGAAGAAGAACAACCTCAACGGCAAGGTCCCGGTGACCGGTCAGGACGCCGACCCGCAGGCGCTACAGAACATCCTCGCCGGTGACCAGTGCATGACCGTCTACAAGGCGGTCAAGAAGGAGGCAGACGCCGCCGCCGAACTGGCCATCGCACTGGCCAAGGGCGAGCGCAAGGAGACCGGTCAGACGGTGAAGGACCCGGAGACCGGCCGCGACGTGCCGTCCGTCCTGCTCACCCCGGCCGCGATCTACAAGGACAACGTCAAGGACGTCATCGCCGACGGCTACGTGACCAAGGAAGAGATCTGCACCGGAGAATTCGCCAAGCTCTGCACCGACGCGGGCATCAGCTGA
- a CDS encoding ATP-binding cassette domain-containing protein, producing MSATPLLELRGIDKSFGPVQVLHDVALSAYPGEVTALVGDNGAGKSTLVKCISGIHPTDAGEFLFDGRPVSINSPRDAASLGIEVVYQDLALCDNLDIVQNMFLGREKRSGIVLDEPTMEQMAAETLAGLSVRTVKSLRQHVSSLSGGQRQTVAIAKAVLWNSRLVILDEPTAALGVAQTAQVLELVRRLADNGLAVVLISHNMNDVFAVSDRIAALYLGQMVAQVKTTDITHAQVVELITAGRSGALGLAADTGANGNGAAPADSTTGGVS from the coding sequence GTGTCCGCGACTCCACTGCTGGAACTGCGCGGGATCGACAAGAGCTTCGGTCCCGTCCAGGTCCTGCATGATGTTGCCCTCTCCGCCTACCCGGGCGAGGTGACCGCGCTCGTCGGCGACAACGGCGCCGGCAAGTCGACCCTGGTCAAGTGCATCAGCGGCATCCACCCCACCGATGCCGGCGAGTTCCTCTTCGACGGCCGACCGGTCAGCATCAACAGCCCGCGCGACGCCGCGTCGCTCGGCATCGAGGTCGTCTACCAGGACCTCGCGCTCTGCGACAACCTCGACATCGTGCAGAACATGTTCCTCGGCCGCGAGAAGCGCAGCGGCATCGTGCTCGACGAGCCGACGATGGAACAAATGGCCGCGGAGACCCTGGCCGGGCTCTCCGTACGCACCGTCAAGTCGCTGCGCCAGCACGTCTCCAGCCTCTCCGGAGGCCAGCGCCAGACGGTGGCCATCGCCAAGGCGGTGCTCTGGAACAGCAGGCTGGTGATCCTGGACGAGCCGACCGCCGCGCTCGGCGTCGCGCAGACCGCCCAGGTGCTCGAACTGGTCCGCCGGCTGGCCGACAACGGTCTGGCCGTCGTCCTCATCTCGCACAACATGAACGACGTCTTCGCCGTCTCCGACCGCATCGCCGCGCTCTACCTCGGTCAGATGGTCGCCCAGGTGAAGACCACCGACATCACTCACGCCCAGGTGGTCGAGCTGATCACCGCCGGTCGCTCCGGCGCGCTTGGACTGGCCGCCGACACGGGCGCCAACGGTAACGGCGCGGCGCCGGCCGACAGCACCACGGGAGGCGTCTCATGA